The genomic DNA CCGGCGGGCGTACAGCTGATGACGCCGCAGGCCGTGGAGTCGGTGAAACAAGCTGATGCGCTGGTTGGCGGCGTGCGCCATCTGGCGCAGTTTCCGGCGTTTGATGGTGAACGCTGCCCGCTGGGCGCCAATATTCCCCAGGTGCTGGCGTGGATTGAGGCGCGACAGGCGCAAAACGTGGTGGTGCTGGCCTCCGGCGACCCGCTGTTTTACGGCATCGGCACGCGGCTTATTGCCCATTTTGGCCGTGAAAACGTGCGGGTGATCCCCGGCGTCAGCGCCGTGCAATACCTGTGCGCGCAGGCGGGCATTGATATGAACGACATGTGGCTGACCAGCAGCCACGGGCGCGAGGTGGATTTCGACAGGCTGGCGAGCCACCGCAAGGTGGCGATGGTCACCGACAAACGCTGCGGCCCGAAAGCCATCGCCGCTGAACTGGTGGCGCGCGGTAAGGGACACCGCTGGATGGTGATTGGCGAAAACCTGGCGCAGGACAACGAACGCATCCACTGGCTGCCGGTTAGCGCCGTGGAGCGCGATTATGAGATGAACACGGTGGTGATCCTCGATGAAAGATGAGCTGTTTTTACGCGGCGAAAAGGTGCCGATGACCAAAGAGGCAGTGCGCGCGCTGGCGCTCTCAAAACTTGAGCTGCACGGTGCGAGTCACCTGATTGATATTGGCGCAGGCACCGGCAGCGTGTCGATTGAAGCCGCGCTGCAAAATCCGGCGCTGACGGTGACGGCGATTGAGCGCAATCCGGCGGCGCTGCATCTGCTGGCGGAAAACTGTCAGCGCTTTGAGTGCCGGAATATTCACATCGTAGAAGGCGAAGCGCCGCTGACGGTTGATGCGCTCGCCGACGCGGTCTTTATGGGCGGCAGCGGCGGCCATCTCTGCGCGCTTATCGACTGGTCTCTGCGCCAGCTTCGCCCGGGCGGGCGTCTGGTGATGACCTTTATTTTGCAGGAGAACCTGCACTGTGCTCTCGAGCATCTCCAGCGCGTCGGAGTCCCGGCGGTTGACTGCCAGCAGTTGAATGTTTCAACGCTGACGGCGCTGGGCACCGGTCACTATTTTAAACCGCACAATCCCGTTTTTGTGCTTGCTTGTCACAAGGAGCGACACCATGGCTGAGGCTTTTGATACACGCTGCGTTTGGTTCGTCGGCGCCGGGCCGGGCGACCGCGAACTGATTACTCTGAAAGGCTACCGCCTGCTGCAACAGGCGCAGGTGGTGATTTACGCCGGTTCGCTGATTAACCCCGAACTGCTGAGCTACTGCCCGGCGGAAGCCGAGTGCCACGACAGCGCCGAGCTGCACCTTGAGCAAATCCTCGACCTGATGGAAGCGGGCGTGAAGACCGGAAAAACGGTGGTGCGCCTGCAAACCGGCGACGTGTCGCTGTACGGTTCGGTGCGCGAGCAGGGCGAAGAGCTGACCCGTCGCGGCATTGACTGGCAGGTGGTGCCGGGCGTCAGCGCGTTTCTCGGCGCGGCGGCGGAGCTGGGCGTCGAGTACACGGTACCGGAAGTCTCGCAAAGCCTGATCATCACTCGCCTGGAAGGGCGTACGCCGGTGCCAGAGCGCGAACAGCTGGAATCCTTTGCCCAGCATCGCACCTCAATGGCGATTTACCTCTCCGTACAGCGCATCAACAAAGTCGCCGAGCGGCTGATTGACGGCGGCTACCCGGCGACCACGCCGGTGGCGGTGATTTACAAGGCTACCTGGCCCGAGAGCCAGACCGTACGCGGTACGCTTTTGGATATCGCCGATAAAGTGCGCGATGCCGACATCCGTAAAACGGCGCTGATCCTGGTCGGGGATTTTCTCGGCGAGGAATACCACTACTCGCGCCTCTACGCCGCAGATTTTAGCCATGAATACCGCAAAGCCTGAGCGCATTGCGCTGTTCTGCCTGACCCCCGGCGGCGTCGCGCTGGCCAGGCGGCTACACTCGGCGCTGCCGATGACCTGCTTTACCCGCGAAGGGCTGGTGGTGGAGGGATTCCTGCCTTTTGACGGCAGCTTTTCCCGTACCGTGCAGCGGGCATTTACGCACTATTCAGCGCTGGTGTTTATCGGCGCGACCGGCATCGCGGTACGCGTGCTGGCGCCGCTGCTGGTTGATAAGCTCCGCGACCCGGCGGTGGTGGTGATTGATGAACGCGGCCAGCACGTGATTAGCCTGCTTTCCGGCCACGTGGGCGGCGCGAACGACCTGGCACGACGGTTGGCGGGCATTCTCGACGTGGAGCCGGTCATCACCACCGCCACCGACGTGAATGAGGTGGCGGCGCTGGATACGCTGGCCTGTCAGCTCAACGCGCGGATGCACGACTTTCGCGCCGCGGTAAAGGCGGTTAACCAAATGCTCGTCAGCCAGCAGCGGGTTGGGCTGTGGTGGGACGACCGTTTTAGCGCTGATATTCGCCGCTGCGACCTACGCGGTTTTATTCCGGTTACCGATCTTCATACGCTGCCCGACCTCGATGGGCTGGTGTGTATCACCTTGCGTAAAACGTTACCCGATCTGCCGGTGCCCCATTGGAAGCTGGTCCCGCGGCGCATCGTTGCGGGCATTGGCTGCCGTCGCGGCACCCCGCGCGAGCTGATTAGCGCGCTGCTGATGCGCCAGCTGGCACTTCAGCAGTTGGACCCGCTGGCGCTGAAGGCTATCGGCAGCATTGTCCTTAAGCAGGATGAACTGGGGCTGATTCAGTTGGCAAGCGACCTCGACGTACCGTTTGAGGTGTTTAGCGTGTCCGCTCTGCGCGAGCATGAGCACCGTTTTCCCTCATCGCTGTTTGTCAAACAAACGGTCGGCGTTGGCAGCGTTTCCGGCCCGTCGGCATGGCTGTTAAGCGATGGGCACTTACTCGGTGGAACCCTGCGTGAACAGGGGATCACCATTACTTTGGGAGTCACATACTGATGTTAAGCGTAATTGGGATCGGCCCTGGCTCGCAGGCCATGATGACCATGGAGGCCGTCGAGGCGCTGCAGGCGGCAGAAATCGTCGTCGGCTACAAAACCTATACCCACCTGGTGAAAGCCTTTACCGGCGATAAGCAGGTGATCAAAACCGGGATGTGCAAAGAGATTGAACGCTGTCAGGCGGCGATTGAACTGGCGCAGGCCGGGCACAACGTGGCGCTGATTAGCAGCGGTGATGCGGGCATTTACGGCATGGCGGGGCTGGTGCTGGAACTGGTCAGCAAACAGAAGCTGGACGTGGAAGTGCGCCTGATCCCGGGCATGACCGCCAGCATTGCGGCGGCCTCACTGCTGGGCGCGCCGCTGATGCACGACTTCTGCCATATCAGCCTGAGCGACCTGCTCACCCCGTGGCCGGTGATCGAGAAACGTATTATCGCCGCCGGGGAAGCCGACTTCGTTATCTGCTTCTACAACCCGCGCAGCCGGGGTCGCGAAGGGCATCTGGCGCGCGCCTTTGAACTGCTTTCCGCGGTTAAAAGCGCCGATACGCCGGTGGGCGTGGTGAAGTCGGCCGGGCGCAAAAAGCAGGAAAAATGGCTCACTACGCTCGGCGCGATGGACTTTGAACCGGTGGACATGACCAGCCTGGTCATCGTCGGCAATAAAACCACCTATGTGCAGGACGGCCTGATGATCACGCCTAGAGGCTACGTGCTGTGAGTTTCGGTGACGTGCTGGTGGTGGGCGGCACCAGCGATGCGCGCGCGCTTTGCCTGCAGCTGGATGCCGCGCAGGTGCGCTACACCGTGTCGGTGGCGACACCCACCGGCGAAGCGCTGGCGGGCGATATTCAGGGGCAGGTGCGCTGCGGTCGTCTGGAGCGGGAAGAGATGGTCGCCTGGCTTCGTGAACACAACACACGCTGGGTGATTGATGCGTCGCACCCGTATGCCGAAGCGGTCAGCCGCAACGTGCTGGACGCCTGTGCGCAAGCGGGTGTCCTGCTGAGTCGCTACCAGCGCCCGGATCAACGGGATGAACTGACGCACCCGCTGCTGCACTACGTCGGCAGCATTGATGAAGCCTGTGAGCAGATTAAACCGCTGGGCCAGCGGGTGCTGCTGACCACTGGCAGCAAAGACCTGGCACTGTGGCGCGCCGGGCTGCCGGAAAAAACGCTGCTGGCCCGCGTGCTGCCGGTGCCGAACGTGGTGCAGCAGTGCGCCGACCTCGGCTTTGGCGTGGGCGAGATTTTTGCTATCTGCGCGCCGTTCAGCGCGGAATTTAACGCCGCGTTTTATCGTCACTGCCGCGCCGACGTGGTGGTGACCAAAGCCTCCGGCGCGGAAGGCGGCTATCTGGAGAAGGTACAACCCTGCCTGGACGCCGGACTTCCCTGCATCGTGATTACCCGTCCGGCACCGCTGGTGTCCGGCGATGAACTACTGGAAAGTCAGTCCGCCTTTGCCGAGCGCTTAGCGCGCTGGTTGGCCGACGACAAAAGGAATCAAGCATGAAAAAAGCCCTACTGGTGGTGAGCTTCGGCACCAGCTACCACGATACCTGCGAGAAGAATATTGTCGCCTGCGAACGCGAACTGGCGGCCAGTTGCCCCGATCGTGACCTGTTCCGCGCCTTTACCTCGGGCATGATTATCCGCAAGCTGAAAGCCCGCGACGGCATTGAAACCGATACGCCGCTTGAGGCGCTGCAAAAGCTTGCGGACCTCGGCTATGACGATGTGGCGGTTCAGTCGCTGCACATTATCAATGGCGACGAGTACGAGAAAATTGCCCGCGAAGTACAGAGCCTGCGCCCGCTGTT from Klebsiella sp. WP3-W18-ESBL-02 includes the following:
- a CDS encoding decarboxylating cobalt-precorrin-6B (C(15))-methyltransferase; its protein translation is MKDELFLRGEKVPMTKEAVRALALSKLELHGASHLIDIGAGTGSVSIEAALQNPALTVTAIERNPAALHLLAENCQRFECRNIHIVEGEAPLTVDALADAVFMGGSGGHLCALIDWSLRQLRPGGRLVMTFILQENLHCALEHLQRVGVPAVDCQQLNVSTLTALGTGHYFKPHNPVFVLACHKERHHG
- a CDS encoding cobalt-precorrin-6A reductase, whose amino-acid sequence is MSFGDVLVVGGTSDARALCLQLDAAQVRYTVSVATPTGEALAGDIQGQVRCGRLEREEMVAWLREHNTRWVIDASHPYAEAVSRNVLDACAQAGVLLSRYQRPDQRDELTHPLLHYVGSIDEACEQIKPLGQRVLLTTGSKDLALWRAGLPEKTLLARVLPVPNVVQQCADLGFGVGEIFAICAPFSAEFNAAFYRHCRADVVVTKASGAEGGYLEKVQPCLDAGLPCIVITRPAPLVSGDELLESQSAFAERLARWLADDKRNQA
- a CDS encoding precorrin-3B C(17)-methyltransferase produces the protein MLSVIGIGPGSQAMMTMEAVEALQAAEIVVGYKTYTHLVKAFTGDKQVIKTGMCKEIERCQAAIELAQAGHNVALISSGDAGIYGMAGLVLELVSKQKLDVEVRLIPGMTASIAAASLLGAPLMHDFCHISLSDLLTPWPVIEKRIIAAGEADFVICFYNPRSRGREGHLARAFELLSAVKSADTPVGVVKSAGRKKQEKWLTTLGAMDFEPVDMTSLVIVGNKTTYVQDGLMITPRGYVL
- the cbiG gene encoding cobalt-precorrin 5A hydrolase, which translates into the protein MNTAKPERIALFCLTPGGVALARRLHSALPMTCFTREGLVVEGFLPFDGSFSRTVQRAFTHYSALVFIGATGIAVRVLAPLLVDKLRDPAVVVIDERGQHVISLLSGHVGGANDLARRLAGILDVEPVITTATDVNEVAALDTLACQLNARMHDFRAAVKAVNQMLVSQQRVGLWWDDRFSADIRRCDLRGFIPVTDLHTLPDLDGLVCITLRKTLPDLPVPHWKLVPRRIVAGIGCRRGTPRELISALLMRQLALQQLDPLALKAIGSIVLKQDELGLIQLASDLDVPFEVFSVSALREHEHRFPSSLFVKQTVGVGSVSGPSAWLLSDGHLLGGTLREQGITITLGVTY
- a CDS encoding cobalt-precorrin-7 (C(5))-methyltransferase, with the protein product MLTVVGMGPAGVQLMTPQAVESVKQADALVGGVRHLAQFPAFDGERCPLGANIPQVLAWIEARQAQNVVVLASGDPLFYGIGTRLIAHFGRENVRVIPGVSAVQYLCAQAGIDMNDMWLTSSHGREVDFDRLASHRKVAMVTDKRCGPKAIAAELVARGKGHRWMVIGENLAQDNERIHWLPVSAVERDYEMNTVVILDER
- a CDS encoding cobalt-precorrin-4 methyltransferase, with product MAEAFDTRCVWFVGAGPGDRELITLKGYRLLQQAQVVIYAGSLINPELLSYCPAEAECHDSAELHLEQILDLMEAGVKTGKTVVRLQTGDVSLYGSVREQGEELTRRGIDWQVVPGVSAFLGAAAELGVEYTVPEVSQSLIITRLEGRTPVPEREQLESFAQHRTSMAIYLSVQRINKVAERLIDGGYPATTPVAVIYKATWPESQTVRGTLLDIADKVRDADIRKTALILVGDFLGEEYHYSRLYAADFSHEYRKA